DNA from Leucobacter aridicollis:
CCACGCCGACCGCTCCATGAGATCCTCGCGGGTGCCGCTCACCGTGGCGACGATCGGCCTGGTGTGCGGGACCGGCATCGGGATCGCCTGAACCCAGGTAGTGATGGAGACCTCGAACTCGTGTACGAGCAGGAGGACCGCCTCGGCGAATGCCTCCCAGCGGAAGTCGGGCTCGAAACCGGAGAGCAGCAGGAAGGGTGCTCCGAGCTCGTCTCGCGCAAGGCTAAGCGTGAGCTCCTCCGGGCTGTAGTCCGTGAAATGGTCCTCGTCGAACGTGATGAGCGGACGACGGGCTCGGTAATCGAGCAGCAGGTCGGTGTCGAAGCGAATGATCTCTTCAGGCTTGCAGCGTTCCCACAGGTATTGCTCAAGCTGAGAGACCGCATTTCCGGCGTCGGTAGACCCTGAGAGCGCGACAACAAGCGGGAGCCCCTTCGCGACACTCGCGCGGCGCTCCGCGTACACGGCAGAGAAGAGTGTTTCAGTCACGGTTCCATTCTACGAAACCAGGCGCTGAGCGGGACGAAATGCGCGAACAGCGAACACTGAACGTTCCGCTGCCGCAGATTCACAGAAGTAGTAGGCTAAACGATGCGCACCGCATACCGCGCGGATCAGGCACAGTATTGAGACCCGAGGGAGACCCCACTTGGCCGAGCACCAGTTTGACATCGTAGTTCTTGGTGGCGGAAGCGCCGGATACGCGACCGCAGTCAGAGCGACACAGCTTGGAATGACCGCAGCGATCATTGAGAAGGACAAGCTCGGTGGCACCTGTCTCCACCGAGGCTGCGTGCCCACGAAGGCACTGCTGCACTCAGCAGAGGTCGCAGACGTCGCCCGTGAGGGTGCAACATACGGCATCAACTCCTCCGTCGAGTCGATCGACATCGTCGCAGTGAACGCCTTCCGCGAAAAGCTCGTCGCCGGCAAGCACAAGGGGCTTCAGGGCCTCATCAAGGCGAACGGCATCACCGTGTTTGAGGGCGAGGGCCGCCTCGCATCGCCGAACACCGTCCAGGTTGGCGCCGACACCATCGTCGGCAAGAACGTCGTGCTGGCCTCGGGGTCGTACTCTCGTTCGCTTCCCGGACTCGAGATCGGCGGCCGCGTCATCACCAGCGAGCACGCACTCGAGCTCCAGGAGATCCCGAAGAAGGTCATCGTGCTCGGCGGCGGCGTCATCGGCGTCGAGTTCGCCAGCGTCTGGCGCTCGTTCGGCGCCGAGGTCACCATCGTTGAGGGCCTCCCCCACCTCGTACCCAACGAGGAAGAGTCGGTCTCGAAGCAGCTCGAGCGCGCATTCCGCAAGCGCGGCATCGACTACAAGCTCGGCGTGCGGTTCCAGGGCGTGACCCAGGATGACTCGAGCGTGACCGTGACCCTCGAGGACGGCACGACCCTCACCGCCGACTACCTGCTCGTCGCAGTGGGCCGTGGCCCGGCGACGGCTGGCCTCGGCTACGAGGAGGCCGGGATCGAGATGGATCGCGGCTTCGTGCTCACCACCGAGCGCCTCGCAACGAACGTTCCCGGCGTCTACGCCGTTGGCGACATCGTTCCGGGCCTGCAGCTCGCACACCGCGGCTACCAGCAGGGCATTTTCGTCGCTGAGGAGATCGCGGGCCTCAACCCGGTCGTGGTCGCCGACGTCAACATCCCGAAGGTGACCTACTGCGATCCCGAGATCGCGTCGGTCGGCCTAACCGAGGCGAAGGCCGCCGAGCAGTACGGCGCAGAGAACATCTCCTCGTACGAGTACAACCTCGCAGGCAACGCGAAGAGCTCGATCCTCGGCACCGCGGGCACCGTCAAGGCCGTTCGCCTGAACGACGGCCCCGTGCTCGGCGTCCACATGATTGGCGCACGCGTCGGCGAGCTCGTCGGCGAAGCCCAGCTCATCGTGAACTGGGAGGCCTACCCCGAGGACGTCGCACCGTTCGTCCATGGCCACCCCACTCAGAACGAGACCATCGGCGAAGCAATGCTCAAGCTCGCCGGCAAGCCGCTGCACGCTATCTAAGCGGCATCACAAGCTAGATCTAGAAGAAATTTAGAAGGAGAATCACGATGAGTGAATCGGTAGTCCTCCCCGCGCTGGGCGAGAGCGTCACCGAGGGGACGGTGACCCGCTGGCTGAAGCAGGTGGGCGAGACCGTGGCGGTCGACGAGCCGCTGCTCGAGGTCTCGACCGACAAGGTGGACACCGAGGTGCCTTCCCCCGTCGCCGGCGTGGTTGAAGAGATCCTCGTCCAGGAAGACGAGACCGCCGAGGTTGGCGCGGTGCTCGCACGCATCGGCGACGGCAGCGGTTCCGCTCCCGCCACCACGCCCGAGCCCGAGCAGGCTGCAGCCCCCGCGGCTAAGCCGGCCGCAGAGCCCGCAGCTCCCGCCGAGCCGGCCCCCGCGGCTGAGCCCGCGGCTGAGCCCGCGGCTGCTGAGCCCGCAGCCCCGGCTGCCGGCGGCGACAGCCAGGACATCGTCCTCCCGTCGCTTGGCGAGTCGATCACCGAGGGAACGGTGACGCGCTGGCTGAAGCAGATCGGTGACGCTGTTGAGGTCGACGAGCCGCTGCTCGAGGTCTCAACTGACAAGGTAGACACCGAAGTGCCGTCGCCCGTCGCTGGCATTCTCCAGGAGACCCTCGTTGGCGAAGACGAGACCGTCGAGGTCGGCGCTGTGCTCGCGCGCGTCGGCAGTGGTGCAGCGGCTCCGGCTGCCGCTCCCGCCGAGGCGGCACCCGCGGCTCCCGCTCCCGCAGCAGCTGCTCCTGCACCCGCGGCAGCAGCTCCCGCGGCAGCGCCCGCACCAGCAGCTGCTCCCGCACCTGCAGCCGCACCGGCGCCTGCACCCGCTCCGGCAGCCCCGGCTCCGGCAGCCGCTCCGGCACCTGCTGCTGCTCCTGCAGCGGCCGCGCCCGAGGCTGGCGGCTACGTCACCCCGATCGTGCGCAAGCTCGCGGGCGAGCGTGGCGTCGACCTGTCGACGGTGACCGGCACGGGTGTCGGCGGTCGCATCCGCAAGGAAGACGTGCTCGCCGCGGCGACCGCAGCTCCCGCAGCGGCGGCAGCGCCGGCAGCAGCAGCTCCGGCACCTCGCGTTGTCTCTGAGCTCCGCGGTACGACGCAGAAGATGAGCCGACTCCGTAAGGTGATTGCGGAGCGCGCAGTCGCATCGATGCAGCAGACCGCACAGCTGACGACCGTGGTGAAGGTTGACGTCACCCGCGTCGCTCAGCTGCGTCAGGCCAAGAAGGATGAGTTCCTCGCGAAGACCGGCTCGAAGCTGTCCTTCATGCCGTTCTTCGCGCTGGCGGCGGCGGAGGCGCTTCAGGCCTACCCCGTCATCAACTCGACCGTCGAGGGTGACCAGATCGTCTACCCGGCCACCGAGAACGTCAGCATCGCTGTCGACACGGAGCGCGGTCTGCTGACCCCGGTGCTTCGCGATGCGGGCACGAAGAACATCGCCCAGATCGCTGGCGAGATCGCTGATCTCGCGGCGCGGACGCGTGATAACAAGCTGACTCCGGACGAGCTGAGCGGTGGCACCTTCACCCTCACCAACACCGGCTCGCGCGGCGCGCTCTTCGACACGCCGCTCGTGTTCCTGCCGCAGTCCGCGATCCTCGGCACCGGCGTCGTCGTCAAGGAGCCCGGGGTCGTCTCGACGCCCGAGGGTGACTCGATCGCGATCCGGTCGACGGTCTACCTCGCACTGTCCTACGACCACCGGACCATCGACGGCGCCGACGCTGCGCGTTTCCTTACGCAGATGAAGGCACGCCTCGAGGAGGGCAACTTCGCGGCAGATCTCGGGATCTAGCTCGAACGAGTAGTGAGGGGTTCTGCGGCGCGATGTGCGCTGCAGAACCCCTCACTCGTTTCCAGCGCGCCGGTTGCCGCCGGTGAGCACCGCACGCACCGCGGCCAGGGATTCCGGCCGCAGCGGGGTCGGTGTGAGTCGCGTACCGACCGTATGCGCGAGCGTCTCGGACGCCTCCCCCGGGTCCCACGGTGTCAGGCGAGCAAGCTGTGCGGCGACGTCGCCGAATACCTCTGAGAGGAAGCCGGCCGCGCCGGGCGGCGCGAGCGATGTCGCGAGGCCCCCGAGCACGCGAAGCGACACGCCGAAGCCGTGACATCCGTCGTCGTGTCCCGCTCGAACGTCGACGGCGGCCGCCGCGACGCGCGCGTACCGCAGGCGCGCGGATCCCGGGGGCCGCGCCACCACCGTGACCGGGGGTGGCGGATTCGCCTGGCGACGATAGTTGCCATCGCCTGGCACCTGCAGCATGAGCGTCCTCACAACGTCTCCCCCAAGGCACGCCGCGCGTTCCCTAGCGGCAAGGCCCGCACCACAGACCGCGAGCATGAGGCTCGCGGTCTCCCCCGCCGACAGTGCTTCGGTGGCGTCCCTTCGGGGTGCATCGCGGATGGTGCGCATCCTCCCATCGTCGCCTGTGACCCACCCTGGCACCACCGCTGGGCGAGCCCACGCCCCATCTGGGGACGAGTGACCGCGCCCGAGGCCCTGTGGGCGGCGCTCCATAACGGCAATTCTCGCTCTGCCACGAGCGAACGACGGCGACGGTGCGCCAGCACCGCCCGAGACGCGGTACGATGGAAGGTATGGCAGAGGCGAAGCAGAAGTCCCCGGGTCGCATCAAGCAGATGGTGCAGGTGTACAAGAACACCCGCACCCAAGACAAGCTGCTGACCCCACTGATGCTGCTCTCGTTCGTCGGGCCGATCCTGATCGCCGTCCTCCTCGCCTGGCTGCTGCCAGGGAACTGGTTCAGCTGGATCCTGTGGCCCCTCACCGGCATCCTCGCCGGCCTGCTCATCGCCATGATCGTGCTCGGCCGCCGCGCCGAGGCTGTCGCGTACGCGCAGATCGAGGGCCGCCCGGGCGCCGTTGGCGCGATCGTGCAGAGCGCCCTGCGTCGCAGCTGGCGCGGCTCCGAGGTTCCCGTCGCGATGACCCGTCAGCAGGACGCCGTCTACCGCGTCATCGGTCGCGGCGGCGTCGTGCTCATCTCCGAGGGCTCGCGCCAGCGCACCCAGCGCATCGCGCACGACGAGGAGCGCAAACTGAAGCGCGCAATCTCGAACGTGCCGATCTCGCACCTCTACGTTGGCCCCGACGAGGGCGCCGTCGCGCTGCCGAAGCTCTCGAAGGAGCTGCAGAAGATGAAGCGCGTGCTCAACCGCAACGAGATCGCGGCGGTCTACAACCGACTCTCCTCGCTCCAGGCGAGCCCGGTCGGCATCCCGAAGGGCATCGACCCGAATCGCGTCCGCGCCCAGCGCCCGCGCTAAGCCATGTCCCAGAAGTTTGGTGACCTCGCCCCCAGCGAGTACCCCGGCGAGCGCCTCGGCCTCCCGGCGGACGGCCCGCGGTCAGTGGGTCGCGTCGGGCGACGGCTGGTCGCGATCTGCATCGACTGGGCGCTCGCGTCGCTCCCCGCGTACCTCCTGATCGGTGGCCCGCAGGCGATGTGGTGGCATTCGCTCATCTTTATGCTCATGCAGATCGTGTTCGTTCCGACAATCGGCGGATCGCTCGGGCATCGCATCGTCGGCCTGCAGGTCGTGCCGCTCGCCGGCGGTTGGGTCGGGATCTGGCGCCCCATCGTCCGCGCGGTCCTCGTGACGCTCGTGATCCCCGCGCTCGTGTGGGACAGCGACCAGCGCGGGTTCCACGACAAGATCGCAGGGACGGTGCTGATTCGCGCCTAGCGCGCAGTCGATTCATCATGCGAGAACTCGTTGTCACCGTCGACACCGGGGTTCGTCGCGCCGCAATACGTAACACGCCTG
Protein-coding regions in this window:
- a CDS encoding DUF4191 domain-containing protein, which gives rise to MAEAKQKSPGRIKQMVQVYKNTRTQDKLLTPLMLLSFVGPILIAVLLAWLLPGNWFSWILWPLTGILAGLLIAMIVLGRRAEAVAYAQIEGRPGAVGAIVQSALRRSWRGSEVPVAMTRQQDAVYRVIGRGGVVLISEGSRQRTQRIAHDEERKLKRAISNVPISHLYVGPDEGAVALPKLSKELQKMKRVLNRNEIAAVYNRLSSLQASPVGIPKGIDPNRVRAQRPR
- the sucB gene encoding 2-oxoglutarate dehydrogenase, E2 component, dihydrolipoamide succinyltransferase codes for the protein MSESVVLPALGESVTEGTVTRWLKQVGETVAVDEPLLEVSTDKVDTEVPSPVAGVVEEILVQEDETAEVGAVLARIGDGSGSAPATTPEPEQAAAPAAKPAAEPAAPAEPAPAAEPAAEPAAAEPAAPAAGGDSQDIVLPSLGESITEGTVTRWLKQIGDAVEVDEPLLEVSTDKVDTEVPSPVAGILQETLVGEDETVEVGAVLARVGSGAAAPAAAPAEAAPAAPAPAAAAPAPAAAAPAAAPAPAAAPAPAAAPAPAPAPAAPAPAAAPAPAAAPAAAAPEAGGYVTPIVRKLAGERGVDLSTVTGTGVGGRIRKEDVLAAATAAPAAAAAPAAAAPAPRVVSELRGTTQKMSRLRKVIAERAVASMQQTAQLTTVVKVDVTRVAQLRQAKKDEFLAKTGSKLSFMPFFALAAAEALQAYPVINSTVEGDQIVYPATENVSIAVDTERGLLTPVLRDAGTKNIAQIAGEIADLAARTRDNKLTPDELSGGTFTLTNTGSRGALFDTPLVFLPQSAILGTGVVVKEPGVVSTPEGDSIAIRSTVYLALSYDHRTIDGADAARFLTQMKARLEEGNFAADLGI
- the lpdA gene encoding dihydrolipoyl dehydrogenase, whose protein sequence is MAEHQFDIVVLGGGSAGYATAVRATQLGMTAAIIEKDKLGGTCLHRGCVPTKALLHSAEVADVAREGATYGINSSVESIDIVAVNAFREKLVAGKHKGLQGLIKANGITVFEGEGRLASPNTVQVGADTIVGKNVVLASGSYSRSLPGLEIGGRVITSEHALELQEIPKKVIVLGGGVIGVEFASVWRSFGAEVTIVEGLPHLVPNEEESVSKQLERAFRKRGIDYKLGVRFQGVTQDDSSVTVTLEDGTTLTADYLLVAVGRGPATAGLGYEEAGIEMDRGFVLTTERLATNVPGVYAVGDIVPGLQLAHRGYQQGIFVAEEIAGLNPVVVADVNIPKVTYCDPEIASVGLTEAKAAEQYGAENISSYEYNLAGNAKSSILGTAGTVKAVRLNDGPVLGVHMIGARVGELVGEAQLIVNWEAYPEDVAPFVHGHPTQNETIGEAMLKLAGKPLHAI
- a CDS encoding PAC2 family protein, with translation MTETLFSAVYAERRASVAKGLPLVVALSGSTDAGNAVSQLEQYLWERCKPEEIIRFDTDLLLDYRARRPLITFDEDHFTDYSPEELTLSLARDELGAPFLLLSGFEPDFRWEAFAEAVLLLVHEFEVSITTWVQAIPMPVPHTRPIVATVSGTREDLMERSAWKPTTRLPASIVHLLEYRLHGVGEEVVGFAHLVPHYLANNEYPELLTAALDNVMAATGLLFATDEAKERAHEFRQQVDRQISENEESRDMLDNLERRFDQYVEAHGDRSSSLLGEEGTMPTADQLASELERFLAERQQGPENNDGPAVQ
- a CDS encoding RDD family protein — its product is MSQKFGDLAPSEYPGERLGLPADGPRSVGRVGRRLVAICIDWALASLPAYLLIGGPQAMWWHSLIFMLMQIVFVPTIGGSLGHRIVGLQVVPLAGGWVGIWRPIVRAVLVTLVIPALVWDSDQRGFHDKIAGTVLIRA